The Dermacentor silvarum isolate Dsil-2018 chromosome 3, BIME_Dsil_1.4, whole genome shotgun sequence region TGCAACTACTGTATGTGACACTTATGCAGCACAGAGCAAGGCATGAGAGGGTCTTCATTTACTTAGCAACTTACTTGTTCCCTAAATCTCTCCATTTATAATCTACACTCCTCGATCTCAAAACAGCCTTTTTCACAGTCCAAACATGAGAAAGTACTATATATTTAGTCAATTCAATGCACATTTGCAAATTTTTGAGGAGGACATGAAGCTTGTCAATTCATGTCCACCCACAAAACATGCACTCACTGCGTGAAATTAAAACAACGAACATGCTTCCTCACACACAGAGctataaaaaaaaatgcttcttgAACATTGACAAGCGAAATTAGCCTGAGCATGCAACACATTAAACCTCAAACCAGGCAATTTGTTTGTAACACAATGGACAACAATGCCTTGTGAACCATATAGACGAGAGTTGATTGTGTTAGGGTTACACTTTTGCAAACACTAGGCAGTGCTGTTCCCTGCCTCTTAGCAACTCTGGTTGGACGTCAACACAAGGAAAGTTAGCTTTTTGTGTAGGTGAAAATGTCAAACTTCCTGCCAGTCAATGAAGAAAGCTGCCAGCGACTCTTAGTAGATGCAGTTAAGCAGTAATGTTGAAACCAGGAACATTTCAACTGCGTTATGAGAGACATGAGGTCTTGTCCTGGCTATACAGGCAAGATGGGTCCCATTTAGAGCCAACATAACATTACAGTAGCACAGCACTCAAAGGTAAAGCAAATTGCCTCTGTAATAACCGGCACCATGTTGTCTTAAAACTTCTTCTTGACTTTACAAAGAGCAGGGTAGTGTGGAACTTGACTGACACCATCAGTGTGATCGAATAACTTCTCGGCAATTCTTGTAATAAGGAGTGGCTCGAGAAACACCTATCTAAAGCAGATGCTAAAAGCACCTTGATACAGAATTTTAGCTCAGAAACAGTGGAGAAGAATTACAATAGAGCAATGACTATGACTTGGCAGAGTGTGTTTATTTGTGAATATGGGACTAGTGTACTATGGTTAAACAAGTGTTACAGCTATATGCACAAAAATTTTTAGAATAAATGGAAGGCTTGAAAACTTGACGTACAGTACGAGACCACACGACTGCACTTTCTTTGCTGCAGCTGATGTTACATATGAACATATCAGCATCCATATTCATGGCATATTTActtgccgcggtggctcagtggctgcagtgttgcactgctgagcttgaggtaagttgtgggttcgattcctggccgcATTCTTAAATTAtcaggttttatgtgccaaaacagcgatttgattatgaggcatgccgtagtgggggactacggaaaatttggaccacctttaacgtgcacctaaatctaaatacacgggtgttctcgcatttcaccATCGaaaatgtggccgctgtggccgggatttgaacccgcgacctcgtgcttagcagcccaacaccatagcactaagcaaccacggcgggtctggcCGCATTCTGATGCAGGCAGAATGCAGTGTACCATGCATAACAAACAAGCAGAACACTTGGGTACCATGCTTTGTTTTcacgttaaagatctccaggtggtcaaacttcatccggagtcctccactacagagTTAACCCACAAATTAATTTTAAATTTCATGGCATATTTCAGGTCACTTGGCAACACATGGATACAAGCAACCCGGTGTGAAGATCACGAGAGCTTCAAGGTGACAACTGACGACCCAAAGGATTTGCCATCAGCAAATGTATTTTAAATAGATTTTTAACTGTGAACATCGCTCCATCATCACTTTAACATAAGTGCTGTTTCACATTGCCGTGGCAACTGAATATACATCGACAACCATAATTCCATTGTGTTTATAgcggaaaaagaaagaataaagctGTCATAAGAAACACGTAAATGAGcaatgtaataaaattatgtaaTTTATTTCTCTGAAACTGGAAGCTCCTTGTTAACTTGTGACATCAGCAGCTGCAGAACTTGGGCTGCCTTTAGCTTGCAGACGTCAAAAGGGTCTTTCTCGATGACATACTGAAGCCACTCTCGAATCTCAACGAGTTCCTGCTCACCACTGGACAGCAGCAAGCTGGTTGGAATGGTGATGAATATTACTGACAGTGCAAACAGGACCGCATCACGAACACAGGCCTCTGTGTGGTACTTCAGGGCTGACACAAACTCCATGAGGCAGTGGGCCATGTGGGCACTCCTGGGACAGTTGGCAGCCGAGTCTTGCACGATACCCAGCGTGCAGATGAGACGTGCCAGAACAAAGCTGTCTTCACCTAAAAGGTCAAACGTGTTCTCCTTCCTGTCATAGTAGCTCATCAATGGATAGAAAAAGAATCCAGCGACGTCGGAAAAGCGATTTTTGGCAGGCACCACGACGGTTGTGGCACCCTTGCTGATGATTCGTGTGTTAGCCTTCACGCGTTCCATCACGACAGATTGCCAGTGTGTGTCAGCCAGGGCTGAAACGCTTTTTTCAGCTACTGGAGGCACAACTGTAGGTGGTGATGCTAGCTGGTTGCTGGCCAGTGCGAGAACCTCCAGTATGTCCAGCCTCTGCCTGATATTCAAGTGGGCCCCATAGAACTGCTCTGTCAGGTAAGTTGCAACAACCTTGGGACTGTTTACAGCCAAGGTAACCAGGGCATGCTGCCTCAAGGCTACAAATCTATCCAGGCCGAACTTGTCCTCAAGGTAAAGAAGTATTTTGGCCAGTTCTTCAGCTACATCTGGTAAATCATCTTTACAAGTCTGAATCAAGCTAGCTATCGTCTGCAAGCAAGATTCAACCCAGTCTCTGTTTTCTTGATCTAGGAGGCCCTCCATGCAGTCGCGCAGGTACATGGGCTTTTTCGCACCATGTGGTGCATCATGCGACATGTCAAAAGGCTCAAGGTCATCATCACTGTCCAGTTCAATGGGCATATTATCAGTAGTGGCCACATTGGCCTTGTCTTTTTCGTCTTCCTTACTGGCAGCTTCCTCCATACTTGCTTCGACAGGGTCTGATGATTTAACAGTTATGTCTGTAAGTGACAACAGGTAGTTGACATCGTCGTCACATTTGTACTCGAAGTTAAGTTTTGGACCTTCTGGCTGAAGTACAGCGGAAAACTGCTCTGCTGTAATCATGCCGTACAATCGTACCCATTCCTCTGGTGATGAAATATGGCTTTGTACACCATGCAGTAGCTTAGTCATGAGGCCATCAGCAGTGGTTTTGTCAAAGCTGGTCACCTTCAAGTGTCCAAGAGATATCATCAGCGCACTCGTAAGATACTTCTGTTGGTGCTCACTTTGATGCTTCATGAGTGTCTTGTCTCCCCAAACACTGAGGACCTCATTCACAAAGTCAAAGAATATCGGCCTCCTCCTTTCCGATGACGCAAGGTACCCAATGATGTTCCGCAGCATAACTGCTTTGCTAAACGTTTTCATCATCGGCAGCTTCATGGTAAGAAGGAACTTAAGCCTGCTGTTCGTGCAGACAGAATCAGCTAAAAACCAATCGACTTGGTTGTAGTCGCGAAGAGCCGACAGCAGCATAATAAGCATGCTTTCCATACAGTCGTCCATTGCAGAGGTGAGAACTTTCGCGCACACGCGCCGGAAAACAAAGTCGCCTTCGCAACGGCGCACTAGCTTGGGAACGAGGTGCGTCCCAAGAAGCTCCGATTGTCCAACGAAACACACTCGACTAAGAAGCCTGCTGAAAAACGCCACATGCACGTCGACACCGCGGTCCACTTCATCGCGGGCGTAGCTCAAGGCTTCAAGGATGCTGTCGAAAAGGGACGTGAAGTACGCGTTGCTTGTTAGGCAGTTCGGAATATCCTGATTACAAACGTTGGCGACCCGTGTGGGCAATGACACGAGAATGGATAGAGCCGAACACGACCATTCGTCGCTGAAGTCAGTGACGTTCCGGTGACACTGTCGGACCAGCAACCTGCGCAGGTAGTCGCCTCGCACAAACTTGCTGAGAAGTGCAACGACCTTGTCGCGTCTGAAGCTCTTGTTGTAACGCTGAAGAGCGGATGCTAACACGAGAAGCAAGTCCTCGGGAGGACAGCGCAGCACGACAGCGTCGTAAGCACTATCTTCCTCGGCGTTTCTCAACGCATTCGCGCTTAGGTTGTCAAGCAGAGAAGTTACGAAGTGACAGTACAATGAGGCGTCGGCACTGGAAAGGCTGGCCTCCGGAGGCAAGCCTAAGATCCTTTGGATTTCTTCCCTCTTGTCATTGATAGTGATATGAGACAGCAACTCACATGTGAGCTCAATTGCTTCAGAAGCGGAACTGGCGCTTTCACTCATGTTTCCTTGCTCAGCTTTTCAGGCGGGTAACTACGCTTGCGCACATTCACCAAGGGACGCGGGTCACCGGCAGTCACATTTTGGCATGGCCGAACCGTAGAATACGAAACCGAACGCGCCGCACGTGAGCTGCACGAAACACAAAAGCCACACAACACGCGAACGTGGGAACATAGAATCGTGGGAAATTAAAACTAGAACTCTGCCCAAACAAGACGCCGCTGCACATTGTTGCCGAAAAGCAGTAAGCTGACACGGCTGAACGGAGCCGAGAAAAAGTTATCGCGTGATTTGCCCAAAGCTAGCTTTCACATCTCCCACATAGCCGGCGCCACCAGCTTCGCCGACAGCGACGCGCGTGAGGGAAGTGAGAAACGGCCGCAGATGAACGCGAGCGTTGCAGGGAGCGTGTAGTGTACCTTGTGCTCTCGTGTGGGTCGCGCCCTTGTACGTGCGATGTTTTCGACGGTGTTTACGTGTGTCATCTCATCAGAGtcctagtgtgtgtgtgtggttgtgacGACGTGTGGATAGTGCGTACCTACGATCGCTATGGAAGCCTTCAATGACTTGCAGCGCCACTGGGCCAAGCGATTTCCCCACTCGAAACTTTCGCTGATATGGGAAGAGGACCTACGCACCTTGTTGTCGACGCACAGGCAGCGCGTCGCTCAACTCCGAGAGGAACTCGAGCAAGAGGAGTTTCTGGTGCAGTACTTTGAAAGGTATCTGTCGGATGCTGAACGTGTCAAGCGATCGTCGTCGCGAGACAACACCGGCGACAGAAAAGCCGGGTCTGCAAATGGCGACAGTCCGCGTAACAGCAACGGCGTCGGAACTTCAAACGGATTGCCCGAGGCGGCGGCTGGCGTTACGTCATCGACATGCGAAAAAGCGGCAAGCTTGAAGCGCGACAA contains the following coding sequences:
- the LOC119446623 gene encoding telomere length regulation protein TEL2 homolog; translation: MSESASSASEAIELTCELLSHITINDKREEIQRILGLPPEASLSSADASLYCHFVTSLLDNLSANALRNAEEDSAYDAVVLRCPPEDLLLVLASALQRYNKSFRRDKVVALLSKFVRGDYLRRLLVRQCHRNVTDFSDEWSCSALSILVSLPTRVANVCNQDIPNCLTSNAYFTSLFDSILEALSYARDEVDRGVDVHVAFFSRLLSRVCFVGQSELLGTHLVPKLVRRCEGDFVFRRVCAKVLTSAMDDCMESMLIMLLSALRDYNQVDWFLADSVCTNSRLKFLLTMKLPMMKTFSKAVMLRNIIGYLASSERRRPIFFDFVNEVLSVWGDKTLMKHQSEHQQKYLTSALMISLGHLKVTSFDKTTADGLMTKLLHGVQSHISSPEEWVRLYGMITAEQFSAVLQPEGPKLNFEYKCDDDVNYLLSLTDITVKSSDPVEASMEEAASKEDEKDKANVATTDNMPIELDSDDDLEPFDMSHDAPHGAKKPMYLRDCMEGLLDQENRDWVESCLQTIASLIQTCKDDLPDVAEELAKILLYLEDKFGLDRFVALRQHALVTLAVNSPKVVATYLTEQFYGAHLNIRQRLDILEVLALASNQLASPPTVVPPVAEKSVSALADTHWQSVVMERVKANTRIISKGATTVVVPAKNRFSDVAGFFFYPLMSYYDRKENTFDLLGEDSFVLARLICTLGIVQDSAANCPRSAHMAHCLMEFVSALKYHTEACVRDAVLFALSVIFITIPTSLLLSSGEQELVEIREWLQYVIEKDPFDVCKLKAAQVLQLLMSQVNKELPVSEK